A single genomic interval of Flavihumibacter rivuli harbors:
- a CDS encoding MFS transporter, with amino-acid sequence MNTAMSMAANAYYGKRWAALALLCTAQFMVIMDTSIIGVALPAIKEELQYTQSGLQWIFNAYVVLFGGLLLLGGRLSDLFGARKLFLWGFAILTISSLLAGLAWSPASLNTGRALQGLGSALIAPSAMTLLMSTFTDPKELGKAFGFWGASAAAGGSAGVFLGGVITEWLDWRWVFLVNIPIGLIVLALGKQYLLPGKKVEGKIDWAGAIQSTVALITLVYAIVSAESAGWISVQTIGILAASISLFIVFIIRQKNSQSPILPLSIFKAPNLSAGNISMALMAAAWIPLWFFLNLYLQQILQLNAFQSGLALLPMTIIIMIVMVGLTGKLVGKFGFKTNLVAGLVSLTLSLILFSFVPDSGTYMGNVLPASILGALGMSLAYIPGTMASMSGAKPEETGLASGIVNTSYQIGSAIGLAVVAVFAASVTKASLADGLAEKAALNEGFQSAFGLAACFSAIAVLVAILKIRQPK; translated from the coding sequence ATGAACACAGCAATGTCAATGGCAGCTAATGCCTACTACGGGAAAAGATGGGCAGCACTAGCCCTGTTATGCACCGCGCAATTCATGGTAATCATGGATACTTCCATCATCGGTGTTGCGCTACCAGCTATTAAGGAAGAATTGCAATACACACAAAGTGGCCTGCAATGGATCTTTAATGCATATGTGGTACTGTTTGGCGGATTACTCTTATTGGGCGGAAGGCTTTCCGATCTGTTCGGTGCCAGGAAACTGTTCCTGTGGGGATTTGCCATCCTTACCATTTCCTCTTTACTTGCCGGTTTAGCCTGGTCGCCCGCATCGCTAAACACCGGAAGGGCACTGCAGGGTTTGGGATCCGCACTTATCGCCCCTTCAGCCATGACCCTGTTGATGAGCACCTTCACTGATCCAAAGGAACTGGGAAAGGCTTTCGGGTTTTGGGGTGCTTCAGCCGCAGCTGGTGGTTCAGCCGGTGTATTCCTTGGTGGTGTCATTACAGAGTGGCTGGATTGGCGATGGGTATTCCTGGTAAATATTCCCATTGGCCTGATCGTGCTGGCATTGGGTAAGCAATACCTGTTGCCGGGCAAAAAGGTGGAAGGTAAGATCGACTGGGCAGGCGCCATACAAAGTACAGTGGCCCTGATCACCCTGGTTTATGCCATCGTTTCAGCTGAGTCTGCAGGATGGATATCCGTTCAGACCATAGGAATCCTGGCAGCATCCATAAGCCTGTTCATTGTCTTTATCATCAGGCAGAAGAACAGCCAGTCACCCATCCTTCCCCTTAGCATATTTAAGGCACCCAACCTGTCGGCCGGTAATATTTCAATGGCATTGATGGCTGCGGCCTGGATTCCCTTGTGGTTCTTCCTTAACCTCTACCTGCAGCAGATCCTCCAGCTGAATGCATTCCAAAGCGGATTGGCATTATTGCCCATGACCATTATCATCATGATCGTAATGGTTGGATTAACAGGAAAGCTGGTTGGGAAATTTGGCTTCAAGACCAACCTGGTAGCGGGACTGGTATCCCTGACGCTTTCACTGATCCTGTTCAGCTTTGTACCGGACAGTGGTACCTATATGGGAAATGTATTGCCGGCATCTATCCTGGGTGCCCTGGGTATGTCGCTTGCCTATATTCCGGGTACCATGGCCTCCATGTCAGGGGCAAAACCAGAAGAAACTGGTCTTGCTTCCGGCATCGTTAACACCAGCTACCAGATCGGATCGGCAATCGGATTGGCTGTAGTGGCAGTATTTGCAGCAAGTGTGACCAAAGCCTCACTGGCTGATGGCCTGGCGGAAAAAGCTGCCCTGAATGAAGGATTTCAATCCGCATTTGGCCTGGCCGCATGTTTTAGTGCTATCGCTGTCCTGGTTGCTATCCTAAAGATCAGGCAGCCCAAATAA
- a CDS encoding efflux RND transporter periplasmic adaptor subunit: MQTFINMARAVLMGSLPVIILTACGSNEAGKKEAAQSPAPAAAPALPVDIKIAKEEVLDQAETIAGTILPNKEVMIMSELTKKISSVNFTDGSFVNSGQVLYQLDDADIQARVRQLKADLNLASINERRLYNLLQSETVRQEEYDVANTKLQSLQAAMQAMQVELSKTTIRAPFSGRIGITKVYPGTLVSPGMPLVTLQDQATAKINFAVSEKYLKLARTGNTVQFATDVDQVKRTARIIASEAGINANSRSIELQAVAPNTDGQLKPGMSVKVSFSTNAADQKGILIPTESLIPSANGYSVFLIRNGVAKITPVTIGNRSQTEATILSGISNGDSVLTSNLMRASDGAPVQVVSSK; encoded by the coding sequence ATGCAAACCTTTATCAACATGGCTAGGGCCGTCCTGATGGGCTCCTTGCCGGTCATTATCTTAACTGCTTGCGGGAGCAATGAGGCAGGAAAAAAAGAAGCGGCCCAAAGTCCTGCTCCTGCTGCGGCGCCCGCACTTCCTGTAGATATCAAAATTGCGAAGGAAGAAGTATTGGACCAGGCTGAAACCATTGCCGGTACTATCCTCCCGAATAAGGAAGTGATGATCATGAGTGAACTGACCAAAAAGATCAGTTCAGTAAACTTCACCGATGGAAGCTTTGTCAACAGCGGCCAGGTACTCTACCAATTGGATGATGCAGATATCCAGGCACGTGTCAGGCAGCTCAAGGCAGACCTGAACCTTGCCAGTATAAACGAACGCAGGTTATACAACCTGCTGCAATCTGAAACAGTAAGGCAGGAAGAATACGATGTGGCCAACACAAAGCTCCAGTCATTGCAGGCGGCCATGCAGGCAATGCAGGTAGAACTTTCCAAGACCACCATCAGGGCTCCTTTCAGTGGTCGCATTGGCATCACCAAAGTATACCCGGGAACATTGGTTAGTCCCGGCATGCCCCTGGTCACCCTCCAGGACCAGGCAACAGCCAAGATCAATTTCGCGGTGAGTGAAAAATACCTGAAACTAGCCAGGACAGGCAACACCGTTCAATTTGCAACGGATGTTGACCAGGTGAAAAGAACGGCAAGGATCATCGCTTCCGAAGCTGGTATCAATGCCAATAGCAGGAGCATTGAACTGCAGGCAGTGGCACCTAATACAGACGGTCAGTTAAAACCAGGCATGTCAGTAAAAGTATCTTTTTCTACAAATGCTGCTGATCAAAAGGGCATACTTATTCCAACCGAATCGCTCATTCCCAGTGCTAATGGATACAGCGTATTCCTGATCAGGAATGGCGTGGCCAAGATCACTCCGGTTACCATTGGTAACAGGAGCCAGACAGAGGCAACCATCCTTTCCGGTATCAGCAACGGTGATTCCGTTCTGACTTCCAACCTGATGCGCGCCAGTGACGGAGCACCAGTACAAGTGGTATCAAGTAAGTAA
- a CDS encoding efflux RND transporter permease subunit gives MSLPSISIKKPVLAAVFSALIVIAGLVGWRYLGVREFPMTEPPVISVVTFYPGASPDVIASKITKPLEESIAEANGVRTISSESREQVSVISVEFNRDVDLEDALNDVRDKVAKSKNQLPADVDPPIVEKASSPDNLVAFLEVESDNKDIKEVSHLASTVIKDRMQSIPGIQRVAIVGEHKYAMRLRFDPVKLAAFQLTPEDIRTALSRENIDLPSGRIEGNNNELSVRTLGRLSTQEEFNEMIIKQTDNAVIRLKDIGYAELGEMNERNAIINETDGANAIGVGVAIQIQRGANAIEVVDEFYRRLEVLRKEVPKDYRLIVGFDYTKPVRESIKEVEETLFIAFGLVVIIIFLFLRDWRSTIIPVLAIPVSILSAFFIMYIAGFSINVLTLLGLVLAIGLVVDDAIVVLENIYKKVEEGMSPIQAAFAGSKEIYFAVISTTITLAAVFMPIIFMGGISGQLFKEFAIVVSGSVMVSAFVALTLSPMLSAYLLKKQDKPNWLYRATEPFFVSLNNGYGKWLKAFMKYRWVAWVFLAFTAGLIYTIGRKLPSELAPVEDRSNLSLIAIAPEGVSFDKMKQNMLEVGKFVNDSTEGLYQTYSMVAISFIPAPAPTNFAVQSIYLKDPKERKSTIQDLYNKYGMASGNFRNILLFPYLPPTIGTRYGGGMPVQYVLQAPSLDSISAVLPQFLGAVRQSPKLMFADADLKINKPELKINIDRKKAALMGVSIQEVARALQLSFSGQRYGYFLRNDRQYEVIGQVERSNRNDISDLRSVYVRSAKGDMISLDNLVQIEEGISPAAIYRYDQYTSATVSAGLAPGVSLAEGIQEMERIRKEVLGENFKTTLAGQSRDYQESQGNINFTLILALLLIYMILAAQFESLRDPLIIMLTVPMAVTGALISLQWFGQSLNVFSQIGIITLVGLITKNGILIVEFANHLKDSGLNSFEAAIQAAIQRFRPILMTSLAMIFGAIPIALTHNSRQSLGIVIAGGLVFAGILTLFIIPAVYSYLSSSKKKRVIVEEDPVAEAEIA, from the coding sequence ATGAGTTTACCATCAATAAGTATCAAGAAACCGGTATTGGCAGCAGTATTCTCTGCCCTTATCGTCATTGCCGGCCTTGTGGGCTGGCGCTACCTGGGGGTCAGGGAGTTCCCCATGACCGAACCACCGGTGATCTCCGTGGTCACTTTCTATCCCGGTGCCAGTCCTGATGTTATCGCATCGAAGATCACCAAACCACTAGAAGAGTCCATTGCAGAAGCCAATGGTGTCAGGACCATCTCATCTGAATCAAGGGAACAGGTAAGTGTTATTTCCGTCGAGTTCAACCGAGATGTTGACCTGGAAGATGCCTTGAATGACGTCCGCGACAAAGTGGCCAAATCCAAGAACCAGTTACCAGCTGACGTGGACCCGCCTATCGTGGAAAAAGCTTCTTCACCCGACAACCTCGTGGCTTTCCTTGAAGTGGAAAGCGATAACAAGGATATCAAGGAGGTCAGCCACCTGGCCAGTACCGTGATCAAGGACAGGATGCAATCCATCCCCGGCATTCAGCGTGTTGCCATCGTTGGTGAACACAAGTACGCGATGAGGCTCCGTTTCGATCCCGTTAAACTGGCGGCATTCCAATTGACCCCTGAAGATATCCGTACTGCTTTGAGCAGGGAGAACATTGACCTCCCTTCCGGTCGAATTGAAGGCAATAACAACGAGCTGAGTGTAAGGACCCTGGGAAGGCTCTCCACGCAAGAAGAGTTCAATGAAATGATCATCAAGCAGACCGATAATGCAGTGATCCGACTGAAGGATATCGGTTATGCGGAACTGGGGGAAATGAATGAACGCAATGCCATCATCAACGAAACCGACGGAGCCAATGCCATTGGCGTGGGTGTGGCCATCCAGATCCAGCGGGGCGCCAATGCCATTGAAGTGGTTGATGAATTCTACAGGAGACTGGAAGTCCTCAGGAAAGAAGTCCCCAAAGACTATAGGTTGATCGTTGGCTTCGACTATACCAAACCGGTAAGGGAATCGATCAAGGAAGTGGAAGAAACCCTCTTCATCGCATTTGGACTGGTGGTGATCATCATCTTCCTGTTCCTGCGCGACTGGCGATCAACTATCATTCCGGTGCTCGCTATCCCTGTTTCCATCCTATCTGCCTTCTTTATCATGTACATCGCAGGGTTCTCCATCAATGTGCTTACCCTGCTTGGACTGGTACTGGCGATCGGACTGGTGGTGGATGACGCCATTGTGGTCCTTGAGAATATCTATAAGAAGGTTGAAGAAGGCATGAGTCCTATCCAGGCTGCTTTTGCAGGTTCCAAGGAGATCTATTTCGCGGTTATCTCCACCACCATTACCCTGGCTGCCGTATTCATGCCCATCATTTTCATGGGCGGTATCAGTGGACAGTTGTTCAAGGAGTTTGCCATTGTCGTATCCGGTTCAGTAATGGTATCTGCATTTGTTGCCCTTACCCTGTCGCCCATGTTGAGTGCCTACCTCTTGAAGAAACAGGACAAACCCAACTGGCTGTACAGGGCCACAGAGCCTTTTTTTGTAAGCCTTAACAACGGCTACGGCAAATGGCTCAAGGCCTTTATGAAATACCGTTGGGTGGCATGGGTATTCCTTGCTTTCACCGCTGGCCTGATCTATACCATCGGCCGTAAGCTTCCTTCAGAGTTGGCCCCGGTTGAAGACCGCAGCAACCTCAGCCTGATCGCTATTGCACCCGAAGGCGTGTCGTTCGACAAAATGAAGCAGAACATGCTCGAGGTAGGAAAGTTTGTGAATGATTCCACCGAAGGCCTCTACCAGACCTATTCCATGGTGGCCATTTCCTTCATACCTGCACCGGCACCCACCAATTTCGCCGTTCAGAGCATTTACCTCAAAGATCCCAAAGAGCGCAAATCAACCATACAGGACCTCTATAACAAATACGGAATGGCTTCCGGCAATTTCAGGAATATCCTCTTGTTCCCCTATTTGCCACCAACCATTGGCACCAGGTATGGTGGTGGTATGCCAGTACAATATGTGCTGCAGGCACCATCACTCGATAGCATCAGTGCCGTATTGCCCCAATTCCTCGGCGCTGTAAGGCAAAGCCCCAAGCTCATGTTTGCGGATGCCGACCTGAAGATCAACAAGCCGGAACTTAAGATCAATATTGACCGGAAAAAAGCCGCATTGATGGGCGTTTCCATCCAGGAAGTGGCAAGGGCATTACAGCTATCCTTCTCGGGTCAGCGCTATGGATACTTCCTGCGCAACGACAGGCAATATGAGGTGATCGGCCAGGTAGAAAGGAGCAACCGCAATGATATCAGCGATCTCCGTTCTGTTTATGTGCGTTCAGCCAAAGGCGACATGATCTCGCTGGACAACCTCGTGCAAATCGAAGAGGGCATCAGTCCGGCCGCCATCTACCGCTACGATCAGTACACTTCTGCTACTGTTTCAGCAGGCTTGGCACCTGGTGTGAGCCTTGCAGAAGGTATCCAGGAGATGGAAAGGATAAGGAAGGAAGTGCTGGGTGAAAACTTCAAGACAACCCTTGCCGGTCAATCCCGCGATTACCAGGAAAGCCAGGGCAATATCAATTTCACCCTGATACTGGCACTCCTACTGATCTATATGATCCTTGCAGCACAATTCGAAAGCCTGAGGGATCCGCTGATCATCATGTTAACTGTCCCTATGGCGGTAACCGGTGCGCTGATCAGTTTGCAGTGGTTCGGCCAAAGCCTGAATGTGTTCAGCCAGATCGGGATCATCACATTGGTAGGCCTCATTACCAAGAACGGTATCCTTATCGTTGAATTCGCGAATCACCTGAAGGATTCAGGCTTGAATAGTTTCGAAGCTGCTATCCAGGCCGCCATCCAACGTTTCAGGCCAATCCTGATGACCTCACTGGCTATGATCTTCGGGGCTATTCCCATTGCGCTTACGCATAATAGCCGTCAGTCATTAGGTATCGTTATTGCGGGCGGACTCGTATTCGCAGGTATCCTGACGCTATTCATTATCCCCGCTGTGTATTCCTATCTCTCCTCTTCAAAGAAGAAAAGGGTGATAGTGGAAGAAGATCCGGTAGCAGAAGCAGAAATCGCTTAA
- a CDS encoding DoxX family protein: protein MKKMILSPVDNWTGFIARITVGLLILPHGMQKALGSFGGYGFSNTMAFFTETIQIPWILGAFIIITEFIGALFLIAGFATRFWSLIMIALMIGAILTVHAPYGFFMNWGNSGKGEGFEYHIAVIAVALIALINGGGKYSIDKLLVNGQKN, encoded by the coding sequence ATGAAGAAAATGATCTTATCACCAGTCGACAACTGGACGGGTTTTATCGCAAGGATAACTGTTGGATTACTGATCCTCCCGCATGGAATGCAAAAAGCGCTTGGTTCATTTGGTGGTTATGGTTTTTCCAATACCATGGCCTTCTTTACTGAAACCATACAGATTCCCTGGATCTTAGGTGCCTTTATCATCATCACTGAATTCATAGGTGCCCTATTCCTCATCGCAGGATTTGCCACCCGCTTCTGGTCCCTGATCATGATCGCTTTAATGATCGGCGCCATTCTAACTGTTCATGCCCCTTATGGCTTTTTTATGAACTGGGGAAACAGTGGAAAAGGGGAAGGTTTTGAATACCATATTGCCGTGATCGCAGTAGCATTGATCGCCTTGATCAATGGCGGGGGAAAGTATTCAATCGATAAATTATTGGTCAATGGACAAAAGAATTAA
- a CDS encoding Crp/Fnr family transcriptional regulator, whose product MYTVSILNNIARHIRLDEEEQAYFLSLLEEKELRKKALLLREGDICRYDYFVVKGCFKSYSLNEKGQENIVQFAPENWWTGDLYSFLTGQPTKFYVEAIEDSITIQISKTNLQLLFDKVPKFERFFRILFQNALIAQIQRVDDTLSKSAEEKYQQFLSKYPQLVNRLPQKLIASYIGVTPEFFSALLRKMKQ is encoded by the coding sequence ATGTACACCGTCAGCATACTCAATAATATCGCAAGGCATATCAGGCTGGATGAGGAGGAGCAAGCCTATTTCCTTTCCTTATTAGAGGAGAAGGAACTTAGAAAGAAAGCATTGCTGCTCCGTGAAGGAGATATCTGCCGGTACGATTATTTTGTAGTGAAGGGTTGTTTTAAATCCTACTCGTTAAATGAGAAAGGACAGGAAAACATTGTACAGTTCGCTCCTGAAAACTGGTGGACAGGAGACCTTTACAGTTTCCTGACCGGACAACCAACAAAATTCTATGTTGAAGCCATTGAAGACAGCATCACAATCCAGATCAGTAAAACAAACCTGCAATTACTTTTCGATAAGGTCCCAAAATTCGAACGATTCTTCCGGATACTTTTCCAGAACGCACTGATTGCACAGATCCAGCGAGTTGATGACACCCTTTCCAAATCAGCAGAAGAAAAATATCAGCAGTTCCTAAGCAAATACCCTCAATTGGTAAACAGGTTGCCCCAAAAACTGATTGCATCATATATAGGTGTTACCCCGGAATTCTTCAGCGCTTTGCTTCGGAAAATGAAGCAATAG
- a CDS encoding peptide ligase PGM1-related protein, translating to MLPESHALGRTFTAPKHFPAPGSEEEQAVFRDIQAGFGKQYEHVFPDKLAPRTVVIIPSLTLDQEILSKVKGAVHYEERMLCLLMLLRMPNTNVIYVTSMPVADSIIDYYLHLLPGITGSHARKRLTLLSCYDASVKPLTQKILERPRLIERIRQSVPDPSVAHLTCYNITPLEKTLSVHLGVPLFGTDPEKLYEGSKSGGRKSFREAGVLLPDGYEDLHTKADIAAALASLKRKYPAMRKAVIKMNDGFSGDGNAMYRYPDLPIDDQLEEQLAASLSQQMKPVAPDVSEELFFEKFASMGGIVEEFLDGEIKTSPSVQCVIKPTREIEIVSTHDQVLGGDDGQIFIGAIFPADESYNTSLAAEGRKIAEVLEKKGALGRFAIDFISVKQTDGSWKHYAIEINLRKGGTTHPYLMLQFLTDGHYNAEKGEYITAGKNKRFYFASDNVSSECYKGLTPDDLIDIAMYHDLMYDGAAQEGVMFHLVGALSEFGKLGLVCVGSSPERAKALYDKTLQILDHECTL from the coding sequence ATGCTCCCCGAATCCCACGCACTCGGCAGGACCTTTACTGCCCCTAAACATTTCCCCGCACCAGGTTCTGAAGAAGAGCAAGCTGTATTCCGGGACATCCAGGCAGGTTTCGGGAAACAATACGAGCATGTCTTCCCCGATAAACTGGCACCTAGGACAGTAGTGATCATCCCTTCCCTGACACTCGATCAGGAGATATTGTCGAAGGTGAAAGGAGCGGTGCATTATGAAGAACGCATGCTTTGCCTGTTGATGTTGCTGCGCATGCCCAATACCAATGTGATCTATGTGACCAGTATGCCGGTGGCGGATAGCATCATCGACTATTACCTTCACCTCTTACCGGGTATAACGGGATCGCATGCGCGAAAAAGACTGACTTTACTGAGTTGTTATGATGCTTCGGTAAAACCACTTACGCAGAAGATCCTCGAACGTCCCCGGCTGATCGAGCGCATCCGCCAATCGGTCCCCGACCCTTCTGTCGCACACCTTACCTGTTACAATATCACGCCATTGGAGAAAACCTTGTCCGTACACTTAGGCGTACCGCTATTCGGGACCGATCCTGAAAAATTATATGAAGGCTCCAAATCTGGTGGAAGGAAATCCTTCCGAGAAGCTGGTGTGTTGCTGCCCGATGGCTATGAGGACCTTCATACCAAGGCAGATATAGCAGCTGCACTGGCTTCTTTAAAAAGAAAGTATCCGGCCATGCGCAAAGCGGTGATCAAGATGAATGATGGCTTCAGCGGAGATGGCAATGCGATGTACAGGTATCCTGATCTGCCGATTGATGACCAACTCGAAGAGCAGCTGGCAGCCAGTCTTTCCCAACAGATGAAGCCCGTAGCGCCCGATGTTTCGGAAGAATTGTTCTTTGAGAAATTCGCTTCCATGGGAGGAATCGTAGAAGAATTCCTGGATGGCGAGATCAAGACCTCACCATCCGTTCAATGCGTGATCAAGCCAACCAGGGAAATAGAAATTGTGAGCACCCATGACCAGGTCCTTGGCGGGGATGATGGCCAGATCTTCATCGGGGCCATATTCCCGGCGGATGAATCCTACAATACCAGCCTGGCGGCCGAGGGCAGGAAGATCGCGGAAGTGTTGGAGAAGAAAGGAGCCCTGGGACGCTTTGCCATTGATTTTATTTCAGTGAAGCAAACGGATGGTTCCTGGAAGCATTATGCCATTGAGATCAATTTGCGTAAGGGTGGGACCACGCATCCCTACCTGATGTTGCAATTCCTGACGGACGGGCATTACAATGCTGAAAAGGGCGAGTATATCACAGCGGGCAAGAACAAACGTTTCTATTTTGCGTCCGATAATGTTAGCAGTGAATGTTATAAGGGCCTGACCCCGGATGACCTGATCGATATCGCCATGTACCACGACCTCATGTACGATGGGGCAGCACAGGAAGGCGTGATGTTCCACCTGGTAGGTGCATTATCAGAGTTTGGAAAGCTGGGATTGGTTTGTGTGGGCAGTTCGCCGGAAAGGGCAAAGGCATTGTACGATAAGACCCTTCAGATACTGGATCATGAATGTACCTTATGA
- a CDS encoding TolC family protein has protein sequence MKSRTLITIGLLGLLLQEKATAQVKQLSLSETFGLVAKGNRNLQVQALENQRSGLAVKESKSQLLPVVNLNGSYTLYTELPVIYLRNENTSEKVGDVKYNGRHAFDGVISAAYPILNKGIQSAIRESGIREQLSHQQTKLLEEQLAITVSQKYLGILLNQEQEKLLLQSLQRNQKALADSRSLFLQGKNLKTDTLSNYIMIQNILSSISILHTSTNVMKLELKQLMGLEDSITIELTDKLENAVAATNDLPGDSLLGFALNNRNDIRSAALQLEQRKEQGLAVKSKYSPQLWLVGQYQLQAQADNLKFWNYSFPRTSFAGIRFSMPIYSGNRQKYQLEQAGMAVSQTEKSIEELKSSVKTELYAANANLQEAWRQLGIQEQNEQAAQINYHMMQERYTHGLGTRLELSDAELSLTKARLGKIQAIYQIRLAEVQLRKATGTLHLQ, from the coding sequence ATGAAAAGTAGAACATTAATAACGATAGGCCTACTCGGGTTGCTGTTGCAGGAAAAAGCAACCGCCCAGGTAAAACAGCTAAGCCTTAGCGAAACCTTTGGACTCGTAGCCAAAGGGAACCGTAACCTCCAGGTACAAGCCCTGGAGAACCAGCGATCCGGTTTAGCAGTTAAGGAAAGCAAGAGTCAATTACTACCCGTTGTCAATCTCAACGGCTCCTATACACTGTATACTGAACTGCCGGTCATTTACCTGCGCAATGAGAATACAAGCGAGAAGGTTGGTGATGTAAAGTACAATGGTCGCCATGCTTTTGATGGAGTGATCAGTGCAGCTTATCCCATCCTGAACAAGGGAATCCAAAGTGCCATCCGGGAATCAGGAATCCGTGAGCAATTGAGCCACCAGCAAACCAAATTGCTGGAAGAACAATTGGCCATAACCGTATCACAAAAATACCTGGGCATCCTGCTGAACCAGGAACAGGAGAAATTATTGCTCCAAAGCCTGCAACGCAACCAGAAAGCCCTGGCAGATTCAAGGTCACTGTTCTTACAAGGCAAGAACCTGAAGACAGATACGCTCAGTAACTATATCATGATCCAGAATATATTGTCTTCAATTTCCATCCTGCATACATCCACCAATGTTATGAAGCTGGAACTGAAACAATTGATGGGCCTTGAAGATAGTATTACCATTGAACTTACCGACAAACTGGAAAACGCAGTAGCGGCAACCAATGACCTGCCTGGTGACAGCCTGTTGGGTTTTGCGCTCAACAACAGGAACGATATCCGCTCCGCGGCATTGCAACTGGAACAAAGAAAGGAGCAGGGCCTAGCGGTGAAGTCAAAATATTCCCCACAGCTTTGGCTGGTAGGTCAATACCAGCTGCAGGCGCAGGCCGATAATCTGAAGTTCTGGAATTATTCCTTTCCCCGAACCTCTTTTGCCGGTATCAGGTTCTCTATGCCTATCTATAGCGGTAACAGGCAAAAATACCAGCTGGAGCAGGCGGGAATGGCCGTCAGTCAAACAGAAAAATCGATCGAGGAGTTGAAGTCTTCCGTAAAGACTGAACTGTATGCAGCCAATGCCAATTTACAGGAAGCATGGCGGCAGCTGGGCATCCAGGAACAGAATGAACAAGCGGCACAGATCAATTACCATATGATGCAGGAACGGTACACCCACGGACTCGGCACCAGGCTCGAACTCAGTGATGCAGAATTATCGCTCACTAAAGCCAGGCTCGGAAAGATCCAAGCCATCTACCAGATCAGGTTGGCTGAGGTGCAGCTGAGGAAAGCAACCGGGACCTTGCACTTGCAATAA
- a CDS encoding ester cyclase, whose product MQNLATLIRDLNQMVLDGNAMEAFEKYYDIDVIMQENEQQPTIGKEANRQREIEFFNNIVEFRGAAALYVAVGDGVTMVVWHYDYTHMEWGARNYTQVSVQHWKNGKIIKEQFFYGN is encoded by the coding sequence ATGCAAAACTTAGCAACCCTGATCAGGGACCTTAACCAAATGGTGCTGGATGGCAATGCCATGGAGGCATTTGAAAAGTACTATGATATTGATGTGATCATGCAGGAAAACGAACAGCAACCTACAATAGGAAAGGAAGCGAACAGGCAGAGAGAAATAGAATTCTTTAACAACATTGTTGAATTCCGGGGAGCTGCCGCCCTGTACGTAGCAGTTGGTGATGGGGTTACCATGGTGGTATGGCATTATGACTATACCCATATGGAATGGGGAGCACGCAATTATACCCAGGTATCTGTGCAGCACTGGAAGAATGGAAAGATCATCAAGGAACAATTCTTCTACGGCAATTAA
- a CDS encoding carboxymuconolactone decarboxylase family protein — protein MDKRIKLDQVAPEIFGVMARMERYLEQSSLSPIHKDLLRIHASHINGCSFCLELHKGQARKLGETEERLDAIAFWPDSTLFSKEEKLILSLTESITLIHHTGEREELLKEARDVFGDQYLAQLIMAIITINAWNRLAISVHLEPLP, from the coding sequence ATGGACAAAAGAATTAAGCTTGACCAGGTAGCGCCGGAAATATTTGGTGTCATGGCCAGGATGGAAAGATACCTGGAGCAAAGTTCCTTATCACCCATCCATAAGGACCTGTTAAGGATACATGCCTCACATATCAATGGTTGCTCCTTCTGTCTTGAATTGCACAAAGGGCAGGCAAGGAAATTGGGGGAAACGGAAGAAAGGCTCGACGCTATTGCTTTTTGGCCAGACAGTACGCTATTCTCAAAAGAAGAAAAACTTATCCTTTCCCTTACGGAATCCATCACGCTGATCCATCATACTGGGGAGAGGGAAGAACTTCTGAAGGAAGCAAGGGATGTATTCGGTGATCAATACCTGGCACAGTTGATCATGGCCATCATTACCATCAATGCCTGGAACAGGCTGGCCATTTCAGTGCACCTTGAACCATTGCCTTAA